A stretch of the Meles meles chromosome 19, mMelMel3.1 paternal haplotype, whole genome shotgun sequence genome encodes the following:
- the NOP53 gene encoding ribosome biogenesis protein NOP53 isoform X1 — translation MAPGGSGRGSTPCLKSEADSGFLGFRPTSVDPALRRRRRGPRNRKRGWRRLAQEPLGLEVDQFLEDVRLQERTSGGLISEAPDEKLFFVDTGSKKKAPELNKRTRSQRRSLLLKKPLRVDLILENPSKVPAPKDVLAHQVPNARKLRRKEQLWEKLAKQGELPREVRRAQARLLNPPATKAKPGPQDTVERPFYDLWAKDNPLERPLAGQDAFFLEQTKKKGVKRPPHLHTKPSQVPAVEVTPAGASYNPSFEDHQTLLRAAHEVELQRQKEAEKLERQLALPASEQPATQESAFQELCQGLLEESDGEGEPGEGQDGGPEAEGEPAEGAEASPVPMRLAATEKKTEQQRRREKAARKMRVQQAEVRAARLRHQELFRLRGIKAQVARRLAELARRREQRRAQRLAEADRPRRLGRLKYQAPDIDVQLSSELSDSLRTLKPEGSILRDRFKSFQKRNMIEPRERAKFKRKYKVKLVEKRAFREIQL, via the exons ATGGCGCCGGGAGGCAGTGGCCGTGGCAGCACGCCGTGCCTGAAAAGCGAGGCTGATTCCGGCTTCCTGGGCTTCCGTCCCACTTCGGTGGACCCGGCGCTGAGGCGGCGTCGGCGAGGCCCAAGAAACAGGAAACGAGGCTGGCGGCGGCTCGCTCAGGAGCCGCTGGGGCTGGAAGTTGATCAGTTCCTGGAGGACGTGCGGCTGCAGGAGCGCACGAGCGG TGGCTTGATATCAGAGGCCCCGGATGAGAAACTCTTCTTCGTGGACACCGGCTCCAAGAAAAAGG CCCCAGAGCTGAACAAGAGGACCAGAAGCCAGAGAAGATCACTCCTTCTCAAGAAACCCCTTCGTGTTGACCTCATCCTAGAGAACCCATCCAAGGTCCCTGCCCCCAAAGA CGTCCTCGCCCACCAGGTCCCCAACGCCAGGAAGCTCAGACGGAAGGAGCAGCTATGGGAGAAGCTGGCCAAGCAGGGCGAACTGCCCCGGGAGGTGCGCAGGGCACAGGCCCGGCTTCTCAACCCTCCCGCTACCAAAGCCAAGCCCGGGCCCCAAGATACCGTCGAGCGACCTTTCTATGATCTCTGGGCCAAAGACA ACCCTCTGGAGCGGCCCCTGGCTGGCCAGGACGCCTTTTTCCTGGAGCAGACCAAGAAGAAAGGGGTGAAG CGGCCACCGCATCTGCACACCAAGCCTTCTCAGGTCCCTGCCGTGGAGGTGACACCAGCCGGAGCCTCCTACAACCCATCCTTCGAGGACCACCAG aCCCTGCTGCGGGCGGCTCACGAGGTCGAACTGCAGCGGCAGAAGGAGGCGGAGAAGCTGGAAAGGCAGCTGGCGCTGCCCGCCTCGGAGCAGCCTGCCACCCAA gagtCTGCGTTCCAGGAGCTGTGCCAGGGGCTGCTGGAGGAGTCAGACGGGGAGGGGGAGCCAGGAGAGGGCCAGGACGGGGGGCCCGAGGCAGAAGGGGAGCCGGCTGAAGGAGCGGAGGCCTCCCCAGTGCCCATGCGCCTGGCTGCTACGGAGAAGAAGACCGAGCAACAGCGGCGACGAGAGAAGGCGGCGCGGaagatg CGGGTACAGCAGGCCGAGGTACGGGCGGCCCGGCTCCGGCACCAGGAGCTCTTCAGGCTACGTGGGATCAAGGCCCAGGTGGCACGGCGGCTGGCGGAGCTGGCGCGGCGGCGGGAGCAGCGGCGGGCACAACGGCTGGCCGAGGCGGACAGACCCCGCAGGCTGGGGCGGCTCAA GTACCAGGCCCCCGACATCGACGTGCAGCTCAGCTCGGAGCTGTCTGACTCGCTCAGGACCCTGAAG CCGGAAGGCAGCATTCTCCGTGACCGTTTCAAGAGCTTCCAGAAGAGAAACATGATCGAGCCTCGGGAGAGAGCCAA GTTCAAGCGCAAGTACAAAGTGAAGCTCGTGGAGAAGCGCGCGTTCCGCGAGATCCA GTTGTAG
- the SELENOW gene encoding selenoprotein W: MLRSPAMALAIRVVYCGAUGYKSKYLQLKKKLEDEFPGCLDICGEGTPQATGFFEVMVAGKLVHSKKRGDGYVDTESKFLKLVAAVKAALAQG, translated from the exons ATGCTGCGGTCCCCAGCCATGGCCCTCGCCATCCGAGTCGTTTATTG TGGCGCTTGAGGCTACAAGTCCAAG TATCTTCAGCTCAAGAAGAAGTTAGAAGATGAGTTCCCAGGATGCCTGGACATC TGCGGCGAGGGGACTCCCCAGGCCACCGGCTTCTTTGAAGTGATGGTAGCCGGGAAGTTGGTTCACTCCAAGAAG AGAGGTGATGGCTATGTGGACACGGAGAGCAAGTTTCTGAAGCTGGTGGCCGCCGTCAAGGCCGCCTTGGCTCAGGGCTAA
- the NOP53 gene encoding ribosome biogenesis protein NOP53 isoform X2: MAPGGSGRGSTPCLKSEADSGFLGFRPTSVDPALRRRRRGPRNRKRGWRRLAQEPLGLEVDQFLEDVRLQERTSGGLISEAPDEKLFFVDTGSKKKAPELNKRTRSQRRSLLLKKPLRVDLILENPSKVPAPKDVLAHQVPNARKLRRKEQLWEKLAKQGELPREVRRAQARLLNPPATKAKPGPQDTVERPFYDLWAKDNPLERPLAGQDAFFLEQTKKKGVKRPPHLHTKPSQVPAVEVTPAGASYNPSFEDHQTLLRAAHEVELQRQKEAEKLERQLALPASEQPATQESAFQELCQGLLEESDGEGEPGEGQDGGPEAEGEPAEGAEASPVPMRLAATEKKTEQQRRREKAARKMRVQQAEVRAARLRHQELFRLRGIKAQVARRLAELARRREQRRAQRLAEADRPRRLGRLKYQAPDIDVQLSSELSDSLRTLKPEGSILRDRFKSFQKRNMIEPRERAKFKRKYKVKLVEKRAFREIQ; the protein is encoded by the exons ATGGCGCCGGGAGGCAGTGGCCGTGGCAGCACGCCGTGCCTGAAAAGCGAGGCTGATTCCGGCTTCCTGGGCTTCCGTCCCACTTCGGTGGACCCGGCGCTGAGGCGGCGTCGGCGAGGCCCAAGAAACAGGAAACGAGGCTGGCGGCGGCTCGCTCAGGAGCCGCTGGGGCTGGAAGTTGATCAGTTCCTGGAGGACGTGCGGCTGCAGGAGCGCACGAGCGG TGGCTTGATATCAGAGGCCCCGGATGAGAAACTCTTCTTCGTGGACACCGGCTCCAAGAAAAAGG CCCCAGAGCTGAACAAGAGGACCAGAAGCCAGAGAAGATCACTCCTTCTCAAGAAACCCCTTCGTGTTGACCTCATCCTAGAGAACCCATCCAAGGTCCCTGCCCCCAAAGA CGTCCTCGCCCACCAGGTCCCCAACGCCAGGAAGCTCAGACGGAAGGAGCAGCTATGGGAGAAGCTGGCCAAGCAGGGCGAACTGCCCCGGGAGGTGCGCAGGGCACAGGCCCGGCTTCTCAACCCTCCCGCTACCAAAGCCAAGCCCGGGCCCCAAGATACCGTCGAGCGACCTTTCTATGATCTCTGGGCCAAAGACA ACCCTCTGGAGCGGCCCCTGGCTGGCCAGGACGCCTTTTTCCTGGAGCAGACCAAGAAGAAAGGGGTGAAG CGGCCACCGCATCTGCACACCAAGCCTTCTCAGGTCCCTGCCGTGGAGGTGACACCAGCCGGAGCCTCCTACAACCCATCCTTCGAGGACCACCAG aCCCTGCTGCGGGCGGCTCACGAGGTCGAACTGCAGCGGCAGAAGGAGGCGGAGAAGCTGGAAAGGCAGCTGGCGCTGCCCGCCTCGGAGCAGCCTGCCACCCAA gagtCTGCGTTCCAGGAGCTGTGCCAGGGGCTGCTGGAGGAGTCAGACGGGGAGGGGGAGCCAGGAGAGGGCCAGGACGGGGGGCCCGAGGCAGAAGGGGAGCCGGCTGAAGGAGCGGAGGCCTCCCCAGTGCCCATGCGCCTGGCTGCTACGGAGAAGAAGACCGAGCAACAGCGGCGACGAGAGAAGGCGGCGCGGaagatg CGGGTACAGCAGGCCGAGGTACGGGCGGCCCGGCTCCGGCACCAGGAGCTCTTCAGGCTACGTGGGATCAAGGCCCAGGTGGCACGGCGGCTGGCGGAGCTGGCGCGGCGGCGGGAGCAGCGGCGGGCACAACGGCTGGCCGAGGCGGACAGACCCCGCAGGCTGGGGCGGCTCAA GTACCAGGCCCCCGACATCGACGTGCAGCTCAGCTCGGAGCTGTCTGACTCGCTCAGGACCCTGAAG CCGGAAGGCAGCATTCTCCGTGACCGTTTCAAGAGCTTCCAGAAGAGAAACATGATCGAGCCTCGGGAGAGAGCCAA GTTCAAGCGCAAGTACAAAGTGAAGCTCGTGGAGAAGCGCGCGTTCCGCGAGATCCAGTGA